Genomic DNA from Cytophagia bacterium CHB2:
GCCTCGGCGCGCATGCGTTCAATCGTCAAGCCGGCCCAGCCAATCTCGAATTTTGAGATGCCAAACCATGCGCGCGGCCTCATATTGAATTTTGCGTGACATTTTCGATTTTCCCGCCAGCCGCTCGGTGAACACGATCGGAATTTCACAAATGCGAAACCCTTTGCGCCAGGCTTTGTAGTGCAGCTCGATTTGAAACGCATAGCCGTTGGAGACGATGTGATCGAGCGTGATGGCTTCGAGCACGCGGCGATGAAAACATTTGAAGCCGCTGGTGCAATCGCGGATGGGCATGCGCGTGATCAGGCGCGTATAATAATTGGCAAACAAGCTGAGCAACAGGCGTGAGAGCGGCCAGTTCGTGACATTGACGCCGGTGAGATAGCGTGAACCGATGATGAGATCGTATTCCTTGCTTTTGCTGAGAAAACGCGGCAGATCTTCGGGATTGTGCGAGAGATCGGCATCCATTTCAAAAATCAAATCAAAGCCGTTTTGCAAGGCAAACTTGAAGCCTGCGACATAAGCCGTGCCGAGCCCCATTTTTTTCTCGCGCGGCAAGAGATGCAGGCGCGGCTCGTGCAGGCTGCGCTGCGCAACCAGGGCGGCGGTGCCGTCGGGCGAATTGTCATCGACGATCAACACGTGCAAGGTCGGAATATTCAAACCAAAAAGGCGGTCCAAAAGCATGTTGATGTTCCCGGCTTCGTTGAACGTGGGAACCACGACTAAAACGTGTTTTTCGGCGAGGGCAACCAGGTAATCCTCCTCAGTTGTGTCGTCATTGGTTTGCCAGACTTGGTTATATCGCATGTCAAGTTCACTCCTTGCCACGCGCAAT
This window encodes:
- a CDS encoding polyprenol monophosphomannose synthase, translating into MRYNQVWQTNDDTTEEDYLVALAEKHVLVVVPTFNEAGNINMLLDRLFGLNIPTLHVLIVDDNSPDGTAALVAQRSLHEPRLHLLPREKKMGLGTAYVAGFKFALQNGFDLIFEMDADLSHNPEDLPRFLSKSKEYDLIIGSRYLTGVNVTNWPLSRLLLSLFANYYTRLITRMPIRDCTSGFKCFHRRVLEAITLDHIVSNGYAFQIELHYKAWRKGFRICEIPIVFTERLAGKSKMSRKIQYEAARMVWHLKIRDWLGRLDD